From the Bacteroidales bacterium genome, the window GTGGTATCTGCTTGTGCTTTCTTGAATTTGCTGACGCATAAAAAGCCCTGCTTCGAATAAAGCAGGGCTTCACAAAGATTTTTGGTCAGACGCTCAAAACATTGTAGCCGTCAGCAAACAGGTTGCGTAAGCTGGGATGCCCGTTGTATTCACTTAACAGGGCAATTCCCGATTTCTCGACTTGGTTTTTTACCCCATAGGCTTCGGCACAAAAAGCGCAGGCCCCGGTAATGTGTTTTTTTATACCCTTGTATGGCCCATGAAGCTTATGCGATTCATTTTCAAGCTCGCCGATCCATTTGGTTCCGGCTCCCTCAAAAATAAATTTTAGCTCATCTCTGTGCTCTAAGGTTTCCTGAGCCAGTGTCATGGCATTAGAGACTCTTCCCAGCGCTTCGGGTGTTCCTGTGTCGGCAAAGACAATAATTGCAAGTTTGGTCATAGCTTTTAGTTTTATGATTATCAGTTAATTTATTATATACTGTCTGTTTGAGTTAATCCCTATATTCTAGGGTTAAGCGGAATGAAACCGATTTCGCAGCTGCTTAAAAATGCTGTCGTATTGTCGGTTACTTTTTTGTAGGATCCAGCCCAGCACCAGGCCAAAGGCAATATGGGCCAGGGTAACGGTCGTTAAGAACTGGTACCCGTCTTTAAACTCAAATCCAAAGGCCCCGATTCCCAATGCCCGGGTAACCGGACTTACCATAAAGCCGATCCCTACAAGGATGCCAAAGAGGATTCCTGTCCATATTTTACCCCTTCCTGCAAGGATGCTGTAGATGATGCCAAATGCAGCGCCATTCCAAAAATGGTAGCTCCATCCGGCTATATTAGACCCCAGATCAGGCCCCCGGGCAAACTGGTCCAACAGCAACACACCCAGCAATTTGGGCATATCTCCCGGCATTCCGCCTAGTTTAAATCCTGTTATTCTTATTATCTCCAGGGCCACGGTAGCAACAATACCTGCCACAAATCCATTGGCTATTTGACGGGCCGCCGGCTTTGCTTTCGTGAAAGAAGCAACGCCAATGACGGCCAGCAGCAGAATGGCCGAGGGCAACAGGTAAGTGGTTGCCATATCGGATAGGGGTGCTATACCCGCCTGGGCTATGGGAAAAAGAAGGGGCGCTATACCTGCCAGAGCAAGTGCCAAAATAAGTATGACTAGTTGGTAGTTTGTTGTCTTCATATGTACCTTTTTTCTTTTAGTTATGATGAATCTGAAAGCAGGCCGGAAAGATTGTTTTTATCCGGCCTGCAGCAAATTATCATTCAGATATCATCTTCATCATTTGTTCCAGTTTGCCATCCAGTTTTTTGCCGATCATCTTCACGTTCTTCCCATAAGAATTAAACAGCCCGGATGGTTTGAAGTAGTTGACATAAGTGGTGCCATCCTGATTATACACATTCACTCTTACCGGAATAACCACTCCGACAGAGGGGTCTGCTGAAAAAGCTTTTTTCCCGACGGTAGGGTTTCCGATGAAAAAGGAATGGGCTTTCACCTTCAATCCTGTCATCGACAGAATATTCCCCTGGTTGAGTTCGGAGAGAACCATCATTTCGCCATTAGAGACTGCTTTTTTGATTGACTCAATGGTGCCCTCAAAGTCTTTGGCAGATTCAACCGTTACCGGTTCAACGGATTGAGCTTTCAGATCGTCGTTAAAACCTAAAACTCCTGTTATAAGCACCAATGCAAAGAGAATTGCCGGTAGACTCATTTGTTTCGTTTTCATAATCGTGATTTTTTTAGTTCAACATATTAATTTCCAATGAAAAACAAAGCTTTATAAGGAAGCTGATGAATTCATTCAACAAGGTAGTCGTGGCTTTATCTCAATCCTGACAGATAGATTCAGACTACACGGTTTTTCAATTACAAAAGAGGGTTGGACTTTATAGTTATTGCAATATCAGCATCACAAACCTCTCTGGTGTGGAGGGGGAAATTCATACTGATTCATCATTGACCTGGTGAGTATGATCTTCAGGCCTGAGATACAATATCCGGGAAAGTTTTTAAACCGAAAGGCAGCTTGGGGGGTTATGTTGATAATTCGATTCCCATAACCAGGACATCGTCGATCTGTTCCTGGTTTCCTTTCCAGGTATCGAAAAAGGACTCAATTTCCTTCAATTGTTTTTGAACCGGTAAATTTGACGAATCCGTCAGGAGGTTTTTAAACCGGCGGGATGAGATTTTCTTATTGTACTTTTCACCGTACTGATCTTTATATCCATCCGTGAATAAAATGATCCTGTCACCATTTTCAAATGAGGTAAATTGTTGGGTGAAGGGATCGGTGTCGTGGACATATTTTCCGATGGGCATCCGGTCCGCTTTCATTTCTATAAGTTGTTGATTGCGCAGCAGATAAAGAGGATTGAAAGCGCCCGCGTAATAAATGGTATGGTTCTGATCATCGATAATGGCCAGGGATATATCCAGACCGTCCTGAACGGTTTCCTGGGCATTGTTTGTTTCCAGCGAGGATATCAGGCGCTGACGAAGCTTATTCAATATCTCATCTGCTTTTAGTGTTTCCTCTCTCAGGATGATCTCGTTTAGCAGGGAGATTCCCATCATGCTCATGAATGCCCCGGGAACACCATGTCCTGTGCAGTCAGCGGCAATTGCAATTCTAAAGTGACCGATCTGGTTGATCCAGAAGAAATCACCGCTTACTGTGTTTCTTGGTCTGTAGAAAATAAAATGGTTGGGGAAGACCTGCTGTATCAATTTTGATTCGGGGAGCATGGCGCTTTGTATTCGCCAGGCATAATGGATGCTTGACTGGATCTCTCCGGTCTGCTTTTTTATTTGTTGTTCAGCCTGAATGATTTGTGTTATATCGGTACCGTAAACGTGAATAGAATCCAGGGTGGATAAGCCCTTAAAAACGAAATTGTAATAATTGTCGGAGATGTTGGCGATGAAATGTTTGATTTGCTCCTGTTGGATCAATTCTTCCAGATCCATTTCGCCGACTTCGGGAATAAACTCCTGCAACTTTTTGCCTGCCAGTTGATCCTGGCCTAATAGTTCTTCTGATTTCGGATTTGCGCCAATGATGGTACTGTGTTTATTAATTCTGAACAGGGGTTGGGGATTATGCCGGGCAAAAAGGGCCAGACTTTTTATTAACTCCTCGTCGGAATCTTGTTTTGAGAAAAGCTTCAATGGTTTCCAGCGCGTATTTTCCTGACATTGCGGGCATTCTTCTATGAGTTCCCCGATATGAACATGGAAATTGGTTTTCTTGCATCTTTGACACTGAAGATTCGCATCCAGTTTGGATACTTGCCCGGGTTTAGCCGTGTAATTGCTTAATATGGAAGAGTAGGTGGATACCCCATACGGGACCATAAAAGTCAGCAATATCTGAACAAAATTTAATTTTTGATAAGAAAAGGCAGTCAGTAGTTCGGGCTGGTTGATCAGGTTCAGGATTACCCCGATGCCTAGTGAGATGATAATGGCTCGTTGAACGGTTCGTTTTTCCCTGGCCAGGTGAAAGAAAATTTTTGGCGGTATCTGCTTCAACATGTTTAGTTTGGTGAGAGGTGTTGATTGATTCTATCTTTCAGCTGTTTTACCTCTTCCGGAGTAATATCGCGTTTGTAAAGGCTTTTGGCTATTCCATTATCAATAATTTTGCTTTGTTTTTCATAATGGGTGCAAGCCTTGCACATCATTTTATGGCCTTTTAAC encodes:
- a CDS encoding SpoIIE family protein phosphatase, whose product is MLKQIPPKIFFHLAREKRTVQRAIIISLGIGVILNLINQPELLTAFSYQKLNFVQILLTFMVPYGVSTYSSILSNYTAKPGQVSKLDANLQCQRCKKTNFHVHIGELIEECPQCQENTRWKPLKLFSKQDSDEELIKSLALFARHNPQPLFRINKHSTIIGANPKSEELLGQDQLAGKKLQEFIPEVGEMDLEELIQQEQIKHFIANISDNYYNFVFKGLSTLDSIHVYGTDITQIIQAEQQIKKQTGEIQSSIHYAWRIQSAMLPESKLIQQVFPNHFIFYRPRNTVSGDFFWINQIGHFRIAIAADCTGHGVPGAFMSMMGISLLNEIILREETLKADEILNKLRQRLISSLETNNAQETVQDGLDISLAIIDDQNHTIYYAGAFNPLYLLRNQQLIEMKADRMPIGKYVHDTDPFTQQFTSFENGDRIILFTDGYKDQYGEKYNKKISSRRFKNLLTDSSNLPVQKQLKEIESFFDTWKGNQEQIDDVLVMGIELST
- a CDS encoding DUF302 domain-containing protein; translated protein: MKTKQMSLPAILFALVLITGVLGFNDDLKAQSVEPVTVESAKDFEGTIESIKKAVSNGEMMVLSELNQGNILSMTGLKVKAHSFFIGNPTVGKKAFSADPSVGVVIPVRVNVYNQDGTTYVNYFKPSGLFNSYGKNVKMIGKKLDGKLEQMMKMISE
- a CDS encoding DsrE family protein; amino-acid sequence: MTKLAIIVFADTGTPEALGRVSNAMTLAQETLEHRDELKFIFEGAGTKWIGELENESHKLHGPYKGIKKHITGACAFCAEAYGVKNQVEKSGIALLSEYNGHPSLRNLFADGYNVLSV